A window of Vigna unguiculata cultivar IT97K-499-35 chromosome 4, ASM411807v1, whole genome shotgun sequence contains these coding sequences:
- the LOC114180376 gene encoding uncharacterized protein LOC114180376 isoform X1, with amino-acid sequence MFLPNQKNWNEIFHDLSLVSQPQPIEILSSVSSLSRRPISVEPFDLRRALRSPSRPPISVVPSHLRRALPSPSHPPIFVVPSPLRRRAISVGVVFFASSQSCCLCFPFPSLRHLLLWRFGHCYRRVLPLFPILRAYIEGSTGGFCCFQSFFSCSHPGWNLTINFFSGEIPNYGVLSNFGIYLFEGTHPWISLGFPVVLPHAESDQAAAMPKVKRFRNPQKSSLQPPANSLPSTDPAPTNETSSHTSLSTTPPIDPSLPTENSQQPETSTKHVRRESSSYWTVHAIDLEGVIKKIKVKVREVNNLPRGERIIVDFDELGMAIGEGQGVLAGYCGTLAIDCNLFPINFERWSGKTGMPDTYFLECFKEILQPRFCFKTGEASAQRYCKLTLGRKWAAHRKNLWNEFYDPTKSKNEIISNVPNGIDRTQWAHFVTYRLKPETLEICKKNRENCKKQVIPHTGGSKPMSRRRHEMFLETGQLPSRRKLYIDTHKRKDGSFVNDAAKAISEQIEVGLTQSTNDESEVSPNDVVGKVLGPEHSGRVRCMGLGAAPTNSFRNTRFRLSDLSIASSSAATSSTSSDQWQQKYTNLESQIQTTLGALKAYMIMKEGKIPDELTAFFDPQPQQTGDANEPESSMGTRGSSGGSNI; translated from the exons ATGTTCCTCCCAAATCAGAAAAATTGGAATGAAATTTTCCACGACCTAAGTTTAGTGTCGCAGCCTCAACCAATCGAAATCCTGAGTTCAGTGTCATCTCTGTCGCGCCGTCCGATCTCCGTCGAGCCGTTCGATCTCCGTCGCGCCCTCCGATCTCCGTCGCGCCCTCCCATCTCTGTCGTGCCCTCCCATCTCCGTCGCGCCCTCCCATCTCCGTCGCACCCTCCCATCTTCGTCGTGCCATCACCGTTACGCCGTCGCGCCATCTCCGTCGGCGTTGTCTTCTTCGCTTCATCTCAGTCGTGTTGTCTCTGTTTCCCCTTTCCGTCGTTGCGCCATCTCCTTCTGTG GCGATTCGGACATTGCTATCGAAGGGTGCTGCCTCTATTTCCTATCCTG AGAGCATATATTGAAGGCTCCACAGGTGGTTTCTGTTGTTTTCAGTCCTTCTTCTCTTGCTCTCACCCTGGATG GAACTTGactatcaatttcttttctgGTGAAATTCCTAACTATGGAGTACTGAGCAACTTTGGCATATACTT GTTTGAAGGTACTCACCCTTGGATTTCACTTGGTTTTCCTGTTGTACTCCCCCATGCTGAAAGTGATCAAGCTGCAG CCATGCCAAAGGTGAAGCGTTTCCGAAATCCACAGAAATCATCACTTCAGCCTCCAGCTAATTCTTTACCATCAACAGATCCTGCACCAACAAATGAAACCTCATCACACACTTCATTGAGCACAACACCACCAATAGATCCCTCATTGCCCACCGAGAACTCACAACAACCTGAAACATCTACAAAACATGTTCGACGTGAATCTTCATCATATTGGACTGTTCATGCAATAG ACTTAGAAGGAGTTATCAAGAAAATTAAGGTGAAGGTCAGAGAAGTAAATAACTTACCTCGTGGGGAACGCATCATTGTGGACTTTGATGAGTTAGGCATGGCAATTGGTGAAGGACAAGGCGTGCTTGCAGGATATTGTGGTACATTGGCAATTGATTGTAATTTGTTTccaattaattttgaaagatgGTCTGGGAAAACAGGCATGCCTGACACTTACTTCTTGGAATGCTTTAAGGAAATATTACAG cCTCGATTTTGTTTTAAGACTGGTGAAGCTAGTGCACAACGGTATTGCAAACTAACTCTTGGTAGGAAGTGGGCTGCACATAGGAAGAATTTATGGAATGAGTTCTATGATCCAACGAAAAGCAAAAATGAAATCATAAGTAATGTGCCAAATGGTATAGACAGAACTCAATGGGCTCATTTTGTTACTTATCGTCTAAAACCGGAAACATTG gagatttgtaaaaaaaatagagaaaattgcAAAAAGCAAGTAATTCCTCATACCGGTGGTTCCAAACCTATGTCAAGAAGAAGACATGAGATG tttttggaaACTGGACAGCTGCCTAGTCGGAGAAAGTTATACATTGATACTCATAAAAGAAAGGATGGATCATTTGTAAATGATGCGGCAAAGGCTATATCG GAACAAATTGAAGTGGGTTTGACTCAAAGCACTAATGATGAATCAGAGGTTTCCCCTAATGATGTTGTTGGTAAAGTGTTAGGCCCAGAGCATTCTGGGAGGGTGCGATGCATGGGTTTAGGAGCAGCTCCTACTAACTCATTTAGAAATACAAGATTTCGACTTTCGGATTTAAGCATTGCTTCATCTAGTGCTGCCACATCATCAACATCTTCTGATCAGTGGCAACAAAAGTACACTAATTTAGAATCCCAAATTCAAACCACCTTGGGTGCACTAAAAGCCTACATGATAATGAAGGAAGGAAAGATCCCTGATGAATTAACTGCCTTTTTTGATCCTCAACCACAA cAAACCGGTGATGCAAATGAGCCTGAGTCTTCTATGGGTACAAGAGGATCATCTGGTGGTAGCAACATTTAG
- the LOC114180376 gene encoding uncharacterized protein LOC114180376 isoform X3, with product MFLPNQKNWNEIFHDLSLVSQPQPIEILSSVSSLSRRPISVEPFDLRRALRSPSRPPISVVPSHLRRALPSPSHPPIFVVPSPLRRRAISVGVVFFASSQSCCLCFPFPSLRHLLLWRFGHCYRRVLPLFPILRAYIEGSTGGFCCFQSFFSCSHPGWNLTINFFSGEIPNYGVLSNFGIYLFEGTHPWISLGFPVVLPHAESDQAAAMPKVKRFRNPQKSSLQPPANSLPSTDPAPTNETSSHTSLSTTPPIDPSLPTENSQQPETSTKHVRRESSSYWTVHAIDLEGVIKKIKVKVREVNNLPRGERIIVDFDELGMAIGEGQGVLAGYCGTLAIDCNLFPINFERWSGKTGMPDTYFLECFKEILQPRFCFKTGEASAQRYCKLTLGRKWAAHRKNLWNEFYDPTKSKNEIISNVPNGIDRTQWAHFVTYRLKPETLEICKKNRENCKKQVIPHTGGSKPMSRRRHEMFLETGQLPSRRKLYIDTHKRKDGSFVNDAAKAISWV from the exons ATGTTCCTCCCAAATCAGAAAAATTGGAATGAAATTTTCCACGACCTAAGTTTAGTGTCGCAGCCTCAACCAATCGAAATCCTGAGTTCAGTGTCATCTCTGTCGCGCCGTCCGATCTCCGTCGAGCCGTTCGATCTCCGTCGCGCCCTCCGATCTCCGTCGCGCCCTCCCATCTCTGTCGTGCCCTCCCATCTCCGTCGCGCCCTCCCATCTCCGTCGCACCCTCCCATCTTCGTCGTGCCATCACCGTTACGCCGTCGCGCCATCTCCGTCGGCGTTGTCTTCTTCGCTTCATCTCAGTCGTGTTGTCTCTGTTTCCCCTTTCCGTCGTTGCGCCATCTCCTTCTGTG GCGATTCGGACATTGCTATCGAAGGGTGCTGCCTCTATTTCCTATCCTG AGAGCATATATTGAAGGCTCCACAGGTGGTTTCTGTTGTTTTCAGTCCTTCTTCTCTTGCTCTCACCCTGGATG GAACTTGactatcaatttcttttctgGTGAAATTCCTAACTATGGAGTACTGAGCAACTTTGGCATATACTT GTTTGAAGGTACTCACCCTTGGATTTCACTTGGTTTTCCTGTTGTACTCCCCCATGCTGAAAGTGATCAAGCTGCAG CCATGCCAAAGGTGAAGCGTTTCCGAAATCCACAGAAATCATCACTTCAGCCTCCAGCTAATTCTTTACCATCAACAGATCCTGCACCAACAAATGAAACCTCATCACACACTTCATTGAGCACAACACCACCAATAGATCCCTCATTGCCCACCGAGAACTCACAACAACCTGAAACATCTACAAAACATGTTCGACGTGAATCTTCATCATATTGGACTGTTCATGCAATAG ACTTAGAAGGAGTTATCAAGAAAATTAAGGTGAAGGTCAGAGAAGTAAATAACTTACCTCGTGGGGAACGCATCATTGTGGACTTTGATGAGTTAGGCATGGCAATTGGTGAAGGACAAGGCGTGCTTGCAGGATATTGTGGTACATTGGCAATTGATTGTAATTTGTTTccaattaattttgaaagatgGTCTGGGAAAACAGGCATGCCTGACACTTACTTCTTGGAATGCTTTAAGGAAATATTACAG cCTCGATTTTGTTTTAAGACTGGTGAAGCTAGTGCACAACGGTATTGCAAACTAACTCTTGGTAGGAAGTGGGCTGCACATAGGAAGAATTTATGGAATGAGTTCTATGATCCAACGAAAAGCAAAAATGAAATCATAAGTAATGTGCCAAATGGTATAGACAGAACTCAATGGGCTCATTTTGTTACTTATCGTCTAAAACCGGAAACATTG gagatttgtaaaaaaaatagagaaaattgcAAAAAGCAAGTAATTCCTCATACCGGTGGTTCCAAACCTATGTCAAGAAGAAGACATGAGATG tttttggaaACTGGACAGCTGCCTAGTCGGAGAAAGTTATACATTGATACTCATAAAAGAAAGGATGGATCATTTGTAAATGATGCGGCAAAGGCTATATCG TGGGTTTGA
- the LOC114180376 gene encoding uncharacterized protein LOC114180376 isoform X2, translated as MFLPNQKNWNEIFHDLSLVSQPQPIEILSSVSSLSRRPISVEPFDLRRALRSPSRPPISVVPSHLRRALPSPSHPPIFVVPSPLRRRAISVGVVFFASSQSCCLCFPFPSLRHLLLRFGHCYRRVLPLFPILRAYIEGSTGGFCCFQSFFSCSHPGWNLTINFFSGEIPNYGVLSNFGIYLFEGTHPWISLGFPVVLPHAESDQAAAMPKVKRFRNPQKSSLQPPANSLPSTDPAPTNETSSHTSLSTTPPIDPSLPTENSQQPETSTKHVRRESSSYWTVHAIDLEGVIKKIKVKVREVNNLPRGERIIVDFDELGMAIGEGQGVLAGYCGTLAIDCNLFPINFERWSGKTGMPDTYFLECFKEILQPRFCFKTGEASAQRYCKLTLGRKWAAHRKNLWNEFYDPTKSKNEIISNVPNGIDRTQWAHFVTYRLKPETLEICKKNRENCKKQVIPHTGGSKPMSRRRHEMFLETGQLPSRRKLYIDTHKRKDGSFVNDAAKAISEQIEVGLTQSTNDESEVSPNDVVGKVLGPEHSGRVRCMGLGAAPTNSFRNTRFRLSDLSIASSSAATSSTSSDQWQQKYTNLESQIQTTLGALKAYMIMKEGKIPDELTAFFDPQPQQTGDANEPESSMGTRGSSGGSNI; from the exons ATGTTCCTCCCAAATCAGAAAAATTGGAATGAAATTTTCCACGACCTAAGTTTAGTGTCGCAGCCTCAACCAATCGAAATCCTGAGTTCAGTGTCATCTCTGTCGCGCCGTCCGATCTCCGTCGAGCCGTTCGATCTCCGTCGCGCCCTCCGATCTCCGTCGCGCCCTCCCATCTCTGTCGTGCCCTCCCATCTCCGTCGCGCCCTCCCATCTCCGTCGCACCCTCCCATCTTCGTCGTGCCATCACCGTTACGCCGTCGCGCCATCTCCGTCGGCGTTGTCTTCTTCGCTTCATCTCAGTCGTGTTGTCTCTGTTTCCCCTTTCCGTCGTTGCGCCATCTCCTTCT GCGATTCGGACATTGCTATCGAAGGGTGCTGCCTCTATTTCCTATCCTG AGAGCATATATTGAAGGCTCCACAGGTGGTTTCTGTTGTTTTCAGTCCTTCTTCTCTTGCTCTCACCCTGGATG GAACTTGactatcaatttcttttctgGTGAAATTCCTAACTATGGAGTACTGAGCAACTTTGGCATATACTT GTTTGAAGGTACTCACCCTTGGATTTCACTTGGTTTTCCTGTTGTACTCCCCCATGCTGAAAGTGATCAAGCTGCAG CCATGCCAAAGGTGAAGCGTTTCCGAAATCCACAGAAATCATCACTTCAGCCTCCAGCTAATTCTTTACCATCAACAGATCCTGCACCAACAAATGAAACCTCATCACACACTTCATTGAGCACAACACCACCAATAGATCCCTCATTGCCCACCGAGAACTCACAACAACCTGAAACATCTACAAAACATGTTCGACGTGAATCTTCATCATATTGGACTGTTCATGCAATAG ACTTAGAAGGAGTTATCAAGAAAATTAAGGTGAAGGTCAGAGAAGTAAATAACTTACCTCGTGGGGAACGCATCATTGTGGACTTTGATGAGTTAGGCATGGCAATTGGTGAAGGACAAGGCGTGCTTGCAGGATATTGTGGTACATTGGCAATTGATTGTAATTTGTTTccaattaattttgaaagatgGTCTGGGAAAACAGGCATGCCTGACACTTACTTCTTGGAATGCTTTAAGGAAATATTACAG cCTCGATTTTGTTTTAAGACTGGTGAAGCTAGTGCACAACGGTATTGCAAACTAACTCTTGGTAGGAAGTGGGCTGCACATAGGAAGAATTTATGGAATGAGTTCTATGATCCAACGAAAAGCAAAAATGAAATCATAAGTAATGTGCCAAATGGTATAGACAGAACTCAATGGGCTCATTTTGTTACTTATCGTCTAAAACCGGAAACATTG gagatttgtaaaaaaaatagagaaaattgcAAAAAGCAAGTAATTCCTCATACCGGTGGTTCCAAACCTATGTCAAGAAGAAGACATGAGATG tttttggaaACTGGACAGCTGCCTAGTCGGAGAAAGTTATACATTGATACTCATAAAAGAAAGGATGGATCATTTGTAAATGATGCGGCAAAGGCTATATCG GAACAAATTGAAGTGGGTTTGACTCAAAGCACTAATGATGAATCAGAGGTTTCCCCTAATGATGTTGTTGGTAAAGTGTTAGGCCCAGAGCATTCTGGGAGGGTGCGATGCATGGGTTTAGGAGCAGCTCCTACTAACTCATTTAGAAATACAAGATTTCGACTTTCGGATTTAAGCATTGCTTCATCTAGTGCTGCCACATCATCAACATCTTCTGATCAGTGGCAACAAAAGTACACTAATTTAGAATCCCAAATTCAAACCACCTTGGGTGCACTAAAAGCCTACATGATAATGAAGGAAGGAAAGATCCCTGATGAATTAACTGCCTTTTTTGATCCTCAACCACAA cAAACCGGTGATGCAAATGAGCCTGAGTCTTCTATGGGTACAAGAGGATCATCTGGTGGTAGCAACATTTAG